ACGGGCAGCCGGTCGAAGTCGACAGTCAGCACTCGCCGCTCCTCTTCACAGGTGGTCGTTCGGGGTGTCGCTCACTGCGCCCGGCGGGCCCGGATGGCCTCGTGGTAGGCCTCCACGGTCCGCTTGGCGACGACGTTCCAGGTGAAGCGCTCCATGACCCGGTCGTAGCCCTTCCGGCCCACCGCCGCACGCTCCTCGGGGGAGTCGTGCAGGCGGCGCAGCACCGCGGCCAGCTCCTCGGGGTCGCCGGGGGCCACCTGCACGGCGGCGTCGCCGACGACCTCGGGCAGCGCGCCGGTGCGGCTGGCGATCAGCGGGGTGCCGCAGGCCATGTGCTCGACGGCCGGGAGCGAGAAGCCCTCGTAGAGGGAGGGGACGACCGAGATCTCCGAGGTGGCGATCAGCTCGCCCAGCTCGTTGTCGGAGATGCCGTGGACGAACCTGACCCGGTCGTGCAGCGCGAGCTCGGCGACGAGCTTCTCGGTCGGGCCGCCGGGGGTGGGCTTGCTGACCACGGTCAGGTTGACGTCGCGCTCGGTGGCGAGCTTCGCCACGGCCCGCAGCAGCGTCGAGACGCCCTTCATCGGGGAGTCGGCGCTGGCCACCGCGACGATGGAACCGGGCCGCTTGGGCATCTCCGGGCGCGGGTGGAAGTAGCGGGTGTCGACGCCCAGCGGGATGAGCCGCATGTTCTTCTGGGGCACGTTGAAGTCGCGGTGGATGTCGGCGAGGGACGACTCGCTGACGGTGAGGATCGGGTTGAGCCGTGGCGCGACCTTGGCCTGCATGCGCACGAAGCCGTACCAGCGCCGCATCGAGAGCTTCTTGCGCGGCGTCGCGGCCTTCAGCTCGATGCGCCGGTCCACGCTGATCGGGTGGTGGATGGTCCCGACCACGGGGAACAGCCTCTGGATGCCGAGCACGCCGTAGCCGAGGGTCTGGTTGTCCTGCACGACGTCGAAGTCGCCGACGCGCTTCTTCAGCTCGCGGTACGCCCGCAGGCTGAAGGTGAGCGGCTCGGGGAATCCGGCGGTCCACATGGTGCCGACCTCGAGCCAGTCGATCCAGTCGCGGTACTCGTGCAGCTTGGGGGTGCGAAAGGGGTCTTCGTCGCGGTAGAGATCCAGGCTGGGGATTTTGGTGAGGACGACGCCCTCGTCGAGCTCCGGGTAGGGCTGGCCGGAGAAGACCTCCACGCTGTGCCCGAGGGCGACCAGCTCGCGGCTGAGATGACGCAGGTAGACGCCCTGTCCACCGCAGGTCGGCTTGCTGCGGTACGACAGCAGCGCGACGCGCAGTGATTCAGCACCCGGCACGGCAACCCCCTTCTCAACCTGCCCGAAAAGGGGACAGGTACCGTGAAAGATGACCTTAGTCCTCGGACCCTACCATTCGTGAGTCCTGTTGCATCTGATGTGGAATTGTTCCTAGATCGTGCTTCACGGCGTGCGAACTGGGAAGTTAGCCTTACCGAGCGTGATTCGGTGTAACGCGTTCTAGGTGCGCTGCATGGTGATGATGCCCGCCGGGGGGTGTGAGGGTACATTCGCCATCAAATGGCACAAGACCAGGCATAGGTCGCCGCCCCCGCAAGCGAGGAGGACGCGTTGGCCAGGCGCGCGCTGATCACCGGTATCACCGGGCAGGACGGTTCCTATCTGGCCGAGTGTCTGCTCAGTCAGGGCTACGAGGTCTCCGGCCTCGCCCGAGGGCAGGCCAACCCCCGAGTCTCACGGCTCCGCAAGCTCCTCCAGGACGTCCAGCTCGTCCGGGGTGACCTGCTCGACCAGGGCTCGCTGATCTCCGCCGTCGAGAAGGTCCAGCCCGACGAGGTCTACAACCTGGGCGCCATCTCGTTCGTCCCCATGTCGTGGGAGCAGGCCGAGCTCACCGCCGAGGTGACCGGCATGGGCGTGCTGCGCATGCTTGAGGCCATCCGGGTCTGCTCCGGCATCTCCTCCTCGCGCACGGTGGCCGGATCGGATCAGATCCGCTTCTACCAGGCCTCCTCCTCGGAGATGTTCGGTCAGGTCCGCGAGACCCCGCAGACCGAGATCACCCCCTTTCACCCCCGCTCGCCGTACGGCGTGGCCAAGGCGTACGGACACTTCCTGACGCAGAACTACCGCGAGTCGTACGGCATGTACGCGGTGTCGGGGATCCTGTTCAACCACGAGTCCCCGCGCCGGGGGGCCGAGTTCGTCACCCGGAAGGTGACGCTCGGCGTGGCCAGGATCAAGCTCGGCCTCGCCTCCGAGCTGCGCCTGGGCAACATGGAGGCACGCCGCGACTGGGGGTTCGCCGGAGACTACGTCCGCGCGATGCACCTGATGCTCCAGGCGGACACGCCGGAGGACTACGTGATCGGCACCGGCCGCACCCACACCGTCCGCGACCTCGTGGAGGCCGCCTTCACCGCCGCCGGGCTCGACTGGGAGCGGTACGTCGTCACCGACCAGACCCTGCACCGCCCGGCCGAGGTCGACCTGCTCTGCGCCGACCCGAAGAAGGCCCGCGTCCAGCTCGGCTGGGAACCCACGGTCGCCTTCGAGGAGCTCGTGGCGATGATGGTCGAGTCGGACGTCAAGCTGCTCTCCGAGGGCGGCGACCCCGACCAGGACTCCTCCTGGCCCTGAGGCCGGCCTTTCGGCACGGTCCCCCGCCCGGCCGCGCCGGACGGGCGGGGGACGCGCCGTTGTGCCCGAGGGCGGGCACCGGTCGTCACCGACGCCGCTCCATCTCTGATCAGGGCGTCTGGCCGGCCTCGTCGACGATGCCGGTGTCCAGTACGGACATGGCGGAGGTCCTGTCGCCGTCGACGACCTTCGTGCCGAGGTAGCGGTAGTCCTCGGGGTCGAGGATGTAGTACCCCTTGAGGTCCGGCGTCACGGTGAGCACGACGCCGATCCCCTCGCGCCCGTCCCCGTCCAGGGTCTTCTCCTCGATCGTGACGTTCGGGATCTTCGCCAGGGCCCGGTACATCGCGGCGGTCGTCTGCGGGGGGATCATGGGCCCGTACTTCATGTACCACCCGATCGCCCCGAACGCCTTGATGTCCCGCTCGGTCCCCGCCGGACAGTTGGGCTGGCAGATCGAGAGCGGCGTCCGCTCCTTGTCAAGGTTGCGGAAGTGCTCCAGCAACGCGTCCGGATCGGTGGGGAGACTCTCCACCTCCCGCTGGGTTCTGGTCGCGTTGGTCGGGCCCTTCTCGCCGTCGCCGATCTTCAGCTTGCCGTTCGTCCGGACGGCCTCCTTGAGCCCGTCCATCCGGGACCAGTGCTCGAAGACCGGGAGGTCCTGATCGAAATGCTGCGACTCCTTGTGGTAGAGCCACTGGTCCGGGCGGATGTCGGCGACCTTGGTCCGCGCCGCGACGAGCGCGGCGTTCTCGAGCACCACGGCCGCGCTGGGCGGCTGGGCCACGCTCGGCGCCCCGGTCTCCCCGAAGGTCGTCCCCGGGGTTCCCCCGGACTGGGTCACGGTCACCACGGTGGCGGTGAGGGCGCAGGCCCCGGCCAGGGCGAACCCCCAGCGCAGGCGGGGCGCGAGCCGCCGTCCCGGCCGCCGGTGAGGGGCGGAGGAACCTTCCCTGATCCTGGCGAGCAGCCGAGGCTCCTCGGCCCGTAGATCGGGCTCGGCCGGAACCTCATCCCTCAGCGCCCTGAGAAGCTCGATCTCGTTCATCTGGTCGCTCCTTCGTTGATTGCGGTCGGGTCGATGCCACCGAGGGCCCGGCGTAGCCTGCCGCGGGCCCGGTTGACCCGTGAGCGCACCGTCCCGACCGGGACACCGAGCGCCTGTGCGGCCTGCTCGTACGTGAGATCCGTCCACGTCACCAGCAGCAGCGTGTCCCGGTGTGCCCGGGAGAGCCCCGCCAGCGCCGAGGCGAGCCGTCGCCGAGCCGCGTCCGCGGCCACCCTGCGATCGACCTGATCGGTGAACGGCTCGATCACCGGGTCCATCCCCGTGCGACCCAGTGCCCGGTACAGGTTGATCTCGTGGCGGCGGTGCCGCCCGATGAGGTTGGTGGCGATGCCGTACAGCCACGGCCGTGCGTCGTCGCGGGCCAGGTCGTACGACTCCCGGTGCTCGAAGGCCGCCGCGAAGGTCTCGGCGACGATGTCCTCGGCGTGGTCCTGGCCCAGCCGCCTGATGACATAGCGCTTGAGCGCCGGCCCGTGGCGGGTGAACAGCACGGCGAACCGTTCGGGCTCGTGCCGGGACCATTTGATCACCGTGGCGTCGTCGGCCGTTTCCACGGCCGCGGGCCGGGGCGGCGCGTCCGTCCGGCTCTCGTGTCGCATCTGATGCCTCTCCGGTGTTTGCTGTGACACCCGTGATTACCTCGGGAGGGATCGACGGTTCCAAAAAAACCGCGCGAGAGGACGTCACCCGGAGTGGCCGGTGTCCGGCGGCGAGGCTTCTCATGTCGGCTGCGAGTGTCGGCTAAGAGTGCCGGGTGCGCGAGCCGCCCGAGCCGGTGGTGCCGTCCCGGGCCGAGCGGCCTTGAAGTGGTCCCGAAGGGACCCGGGGACCGCGGCCGGCTCTGACCTGGCCGGTTCTCATCCATCAGGCGAGCCGGAACGTCTCGTCTTGACGGCATGCGCGATAAGGGGGATGCTGGACCCATGGACGAGACGAAACGTCTCGTCCCTTGTGTAGATTTCGGAATTCGTCGGCATTCGACGCATTCGACGCATTCGACAGAGGAGAAACCATGTCTCGACGCGCGCACGTCGCGATGGTCAGCATCCCCGCGCCGGGCCACGTGAACCCGAGCATCGAGGTGATCAGGGAGCTGGTGGCGCGGGGGCACCGGGTGACCTACGCCAACGACCCGTCCTTCGCCGAGGTGATCACCGGTGCCGGGGCCGAGCTCGTCCCGTACGCCTCGACCCTGCCCATGGGCGACACCGCCGAGTGGCCGGAGGACGCGGTCGCCCAGCTCGACGTCTTCCTCGGCGACGCGATCTCGATGCTGCCGCAGCTCCGCGCCGCGTACGAGAACGACCGGCCCGACCTGTTCCTCTACGACATCGGGGGTTACGCGATCCGGGTGCTCGCGGAGAACTGGGACATCCCCCTGATGCAGCTCTCGCCGACCTACGTGGCCTGGGAGGGCTACCGGGAGGACATGGCGCCGATGATCGAGGAGCTGAAGAGGGCTCCGGGCGGGGCCGAGCACTACCGGCGGTTCGAGGAGTGGCTGCGCGACAACGGCATCCGCGACACCGACTCCCATGACTTCGGGGGCCGTCCGCCACGGGCGCTGGCCCTCATCCCGAAGGTCCTGCAGCCCAACGCCGACCGGGTCGACCCCGCCCGGATCACCTTCACCGGGCCCTGCTTCGCCACCCGCTCCCACCAGGAGCCCTGGCCCCGCCCCGAGGGCGCGGAGAAGGTGCTGCTCGTCTCCCTGGGCTCGGCCTTCACCAACCTGCCGGACTTCTACCGCTCCTGCCTGACCGCCTTCGGCGACCTGCCCGGCTGGCACGTCGTCCTCCAGATCGGGAAGTTCGTGGACCCGGCGGAGCTCGGCGTGATCCCCGCCAACGTGGAGGTGCACCCCTGGGTGTCGCAGCTGTCGGTCCTGGAGCAGGCCGACGCGTTCGTCACCCACGCGGGTATGGGCGGCACCCAGGAGGGCCTGTACTGCGGCGTCCCGATGATCGCCGTTCCGCAGGCCGCCGACCAGTTCGGCAACGCCGACAGGATCGTGGAACTCGGGGTCGGGCGCCGGATCGACACCGGGGAGGCCACCCCCGAGGCGCTGCGCGCCGCCCTGCTCGACCTCACCTCCGACCCGGAGGTGGCCGCGAGGCTGGCGAAGATCCAGGACGAGGTCCGGGGCGAGGGCGGCACCGCCCGCGCGGCCGACCTGATCGAGGAACTGCTGGAGGCGTCCCTGTCGCGGAACGTCCCCTAAGCCGTCTTCACCTGGGCCTGCCGGAGAGGGGGGAGCCGGTCGACGGCATCGGCCCAGGCATAACCTGGTGCTGATCGGTTCTAGCGGTGACGCCGCTGGTCCCTGCGACGGCATGAGGAATCTGATGGAGGCAAAAACCCTTCACAGGAGTCGCACCCACGGGCTGCCGGCCGAGACGACCAGCTTCGTGGGGCGTCGGCACGACATCGCCAACGTCAAGCGGTTGCTGTCGCAAGCACGGCTGGTGACACTGACCGGCGTAGGCGGGGTGGGTAAGTCCCGGCTGGCCACGCGGGTCGCCACCGATATGCAGCGGGCCTTTCCCGATGGCGTCTGGCTGGTCGAACTCGCCGCCCTCAACGACAGGGAACTGATCCACCGGAACGTCGCCGAGGCTCTGTCGATACGGGACCACTCCACCCGGTCGGCCATGGAAGTGCTCATCGACCACCTGCGGGACAAGCAGATGTTGATGATCCTGGACAACTGTGAACACGTGTTGCACGAGTGCACCGTGGTCGTCGAGATGTTGCTGCGGTCATGCCCGAAACTGCGGATCCTGGCCACCAGCCGACAGGCGTTGGGGGTCGGCGGCGAACAGCTCGTGGCCGTGCCGACGCTGTCGCTGCCGAACCCCGATGACAGGTCTCTCGTTGAATCCGACGCGGTGCGGCTGTTCGTGGAGCGGGCCGGGGCCATGGTCCAGGATTTCACCCTCACCAAGGAGAACCAGGGCGCGCTGGCGGGAATCTGCCGTCGGCTGGACGGGATTCCGCTGGCGATCGAACTGGCGGCCGTGCGACTGCGGGCGTTGTCGGTCCATCAGCTGCTCGAACGGCTGGAAGATCGGTCTCGGCTGCTCACCGTCGGACCGTGGACGAAACTGCCCCACCACCGGACGCTACGTGCTCTGATCGACTGGAGCTATAACCTGTGCACCGACCACGAACAACAGCTTTGGGCGCGTGTGTCGGTGTTCGCCGGTGGCCTGGATCTTGAGGCGGCGGAGGAGATCTGCTCCGGAGACGGAATCGCCCGCGAGGAGGTGATGGACCTGGTCGCGGCGCTGGTCGACAAGTCCATTCTGACAAGAGAGGAGCAGTCGTCGAGGGTACGCTACCGGCTCCTGGAAACGATCCGGGAATATGGCCTCGAACGACTCGTCGCGTCCGGGAAAGAGGCGACGCTGCGCCGAAGGCATCGGGAGTACTACTGGAAATTGGCGGCCGAGGCCAACACGCGGCTCTTCGGCCCATCTCAGAAGGCTCTGACCGACCGGCTCCACCTGGATCACATCAATCTGCGCGCCGCCCTGGAGAACCACTTCAGCGAACCGGCGGACGTCGGGCGCTGCCTGAGCATGGCGTCGAACCTCAACTTCCACTGGCTCACCGGTTACCACCTCGTCGAGGGGCGCTGCTGGCTGGACCGGGGGCTGGCCGCCTACACCGAGCCTGACGAGGTCCGGGCCCGTGCGCTGTGGACCAACAGCTGGCTGGCGATACACCAGGCCGACTTCGCATCGGCCGAGGCCATGTTGGAGGAGAGCCGCACCATCGGGGAAACACTGTCGCTGGTGCCGGACCTCGCCTACGTCGCGCTCTGCTCCGGAATGGTGGCCATGTACCGAAAGGACGTGGAATCCGCGGTCACCCTGTACGAGGACGCGGTGACCGGTCAGCGTGCCGCGGAGAATCCAGTAGGGCTCGTGCAGGCACTTCTCCGGCTCTCCCTGAGCTACTCCTGCCTGGGCGATTTTTCGCGGGCCATGTCCTCCGCCGAGGAATGTCTGGAAATGTGCGACGCCCACGAGGAGATCTGGCACAGGGCGTACGCGATGACGGCGCTGGGGATCGCGGTCTGGCGTCGGGGCGACCCCCGACACGCCGACGCGCTGGTGAAGAAGGCTCTCAAGATCATGCACCTGCTCGACGATCCGCTGGGGGCCGGGCTCGCCCTGGAGGTGCTGGCCTCGGTCACCGCCGCGGAGGGCGAGAACGAAAGGGCGGCGCAGCTGCTGGGAATTCTCCGCACCGTCTGGCATGCGATCGGCGTGCCGCCGCTGTCCGCGTACGGGAATCTCATTTGCGATCACGATGAGTGCGAGTCCCTGATTCGCCGTGATCTTCGCGAGCAACGTTTTGACGCGGCGGTCAGGCGGGGGGCCGGGCTGTCCTACGACGAGGCGATCGCCTACGCCCTTGACCGGCATGTCCCCGTGGAGAGGTCGCCCAAGGAGTCCGGGCGGACATCCCAGCTGACCGACAGGGAGATCGAGGTCGCCCGGCTCGTCGCCGCGGGAATGAGCAACAAGGAGATCGCGGCACTGCTGGTGATCTCCCAGCGCACCGCCGAAGGTCACGTCGAGAAGATCCTGAACAAGCTTGGATTCAACTCCCGCGTCCAGGTCGCGACCTGGATCGGTGAGCGGGGACAGGACGGCGACGAGCCCTCGTCCGGTAGCCCGGCGGTTCCGTAGAGGCCGCTCAGGGGCGCGGGGCCGGGCTGGGGCCATGGCCGTCGCCGGCCGGGTGGCCCCGGGCCGGGCTCACGGTGGTCCGATGCCTCGCGGCGGGTACCCGTACACGGTGCGACAGGTACCCATACGGGGGTTTGTACGGTTCTCGGGCCGGTGCGGTGCGGCGAGGCTGGACACAGATGTTCGCCACCGACCGCCGAGAGGATGAGGCACCGTGTACAGGGACGTCACTTCCGTCTGGCAGCTTCTCGCCGCGATCTGGCCCATCGAGCTCGCTTCGCTGGTCTTCGTCGCAGGTCTCGTCTGGCTGGTAAACCGGCTCGTGTTCAAGACCGTCGCGACGCTCGACGGCGACCGCGACACGTTCGACAGGATGGAAAACGCTGACCCGCAGCCCCGGGTCAGCGGGCGGTGGTGCGGCCGATCAGGCGTTCGTGACGTTGCTTGGCCGCCTGGGGGGTGGCGAGGCCGAGGCCGAACGCGATCTCCTGCCAGGTGAGGTCGCGGCCCCGCGCCATGAGGAGGAGGGACGCCTCCAGCTCGTCCAGCTCCGCGCGGACCCGGGGGATGAGGGTCAGGGCGGCCGTGATGTCGGCGTGGTCCACCTCGGGCTCGCCCTCCTCGCGATGGGCGCCGCCGCTCAGCAGGAACGTCACGAGCCTGACGGCCTCGTGGGCTCCGAGGACCGTGGGGTGGACCTGCCGGAGGCGCTGGGCCTCGTCGGCGGCATGGCGCTCGGCGATGCGCGAGAGGGAGGCGTACTCGCGGTGCGCCCGGGTCAGGCCCGGGTCGGGAGGCGTGAAGGGGTCGGGTGACTCGTCGTGATTCGCGGGCATGCGACCAGGATGATCCGACAAACGGTCTGTTGTCAACATGATGAGTTCAACGAAATGTTTAAACGGTGGGCGTGATGTTCTCCTCGCGACCCGCTGAACGTGCCGGTGAGGCGACGGCCGGGGCGGGGTGGGGACAGGGAGAAAACGGGGTGAGGGCGGGCACCCGGGGCCGGGAATCCGGCCAATCCCCCGGTGGCGCCGACGTGAGCCGGTTTCCCCGGCGCCCCCGGCATGAGAAGACCACGCGGGGTCGAGCGGCCCCGCGTGGCCTTTTCGATGTCGTTCTCGGTGTGCGCCCTCGGGTGCGTACCGGGTGCGTCCTCGGTGTCGCCGGACCTCAGCCGACGGAGACCGGCAGGTCCTTGATGCCGTTGATGAAGTTGGAGCGGAGGCGGCGGGCCTCGCCGGTCTGCTCCAGGCCGGGCAGCCGCTCGGCCAGCACCTCGAACAGGACGCGCAGTTCCAGCTTGGCGAGGTGGTTGCCGAGGCAGAAGTGGGCCCCGCCGCCACCGAAGCCGATGTGCGGGTTGGGGTCGCGGCCGATGTCGAAGGTGCCGGGGTCGGCGAACACGTCCTCGTCCCGGTTGGCGGAGCTGTAGAAGATCACGACCTTGTCGTCGGCCTTGATCTCCTGCTCGCCGATCGTCGTGTCGACGGTGGCCGTACGGCGGAAGAGGTTCACCGGGGCGACCCAGCGGACGATCTCGTCGGCGGCGGTGCGGGCCAGGGTGGGGTCGGCGACCAGGCGCCGCCACTGCTCGGGGTTCTCGAAGAAGGCGAGCATGCCGCCCGAGGCCGCGTTGCGGGTGGTCTCGTTGCCGGCGACCACGAGCAGCAGCACGAACAGGTCGAACTCCTCCTCGGTGAGGGTCTCCCCGGCGGCGTCGGGCATGATCAGCTTGGTGACGATGTCCTGGCGGGGCTGTGCGCGACGCTCGGCGGCGAGGGCGTTGGCGTAGGCGTAGACCTCCATGGCCGCGTTCGCGCCCTCGGCCGGGTCGGCCGCGTAGTCCGGGTCCTCGGCCCCGATCATCTGGTTGGACCAGTTGAAGATCTTGTCGCGGTCCTCGACGGGGGCGCCGAGCAGCTCGCAGATCACGTACAGCGGCAGCGGGGCGGCGATGTCCCTGACGAAGTCGACCGAGCCGCGTCCCTTGGCCTCGTCCACCAGCTCGTGGCAGATGTCGCGGATGTGCTCCTCCAGGGCGCCCATCATGCGCGGGGTGAAGCCCCGGTTGACCAGGGAGCGCCGCCGGGTGTGCTCCGGCGGGTCCTGGTTGAGCATCATCATCCGCTGGAGGGCCATCTGGTCCTCGGGCATCTCGTTGAAGAGCGCGAGTTTCCTGCTCGACGAGAACAGGTCGGAGCGGCGGGAGACCTGCACCACGTCGGCGTGCTTGGTGACCGCCCAGAAGCCCGGCCAGCCCCGCTCGGCGTCACCGGGATGCGCGTATACCGGGGCGTTCGCCCGTAGCCAGGCCAGCTGATCGTAAGGCGCGCCGTTCCGCCAATAGAAGTCCTGGTCGACCAGATCGATATCCATTGGTCCTCCTGCGAACCGGGTCGGCGTTCTCGTGACACGGCTCATTGTCGGTGCGGCCTGGGGGTGCGGTCAGCCGCGTACCCTACCCGTTCGCGGGGAATCCGTGACGAACGTGGCGATCGCGGGGCCTTCCGGTGTTCCCGCCTCCCGCCCGGGACGCGCTGAGCTACCAAGCGCTTGATCGGGCGTTTGATAATTCTCTTTCTGAAACGTGTTCTATTACGGGAAGGGGGTCCCGTCAAGTTGGCGCCCTGGCCGACGCCCCCGAGCGCCCCGCACGGCCCCGCACACGGCCGCGAGGCCCGGAAAGCGTGGGTGCTTTCCGGGCCTCGCGGGGTGAAACAGGGTGAAACAGGGTTAAGCGGGGTGAATCAGGATGTGTCAGGGGTGGGGGTCCGGTACGGGAACCGGAGACGGATCCCGTACCGGAACCGGGGACGGATCGCGTACCGGATCAGAACGCGATGTCGCGCCAGGTGCCCACCTCCGCGGCGGTCAGGGCCTTCGGCAGGATGGCCATCCGGTCGACCGCGCCGGTCAGGCGCTGGCCGCCGTCCTGGTCGGCGGCGAAGCGCAGCGGCCGGGCGATGCAGCCGGTGATGCCGTCGGTGGTGGCGTTGCCGCCGCCGACCCGGGTGCCGTCGACGTAGGTGTTGATCGCGCCGTTGCGGTTCATGGTGACGACGAGGTCGATGTAGCGGCCGGTCGGGATCGTCCCGCTCAGCCCCACGTTCTGCCCGGCGCCGATGAAGCGCAGGGTGTTGGAGGGGGTGAGGTCGATGATGATCCCGTCGGTGCCGGGGTTGCCGCCCGGCTGGGAGTCGAAGAGCCTCCGGTAGCCGGTTCCCCCGATCTTGACCTCGGCCGCGAACGTCGCCTCGGGCATGTAGCCCAGCAGCGTGCTCGCCGTGGAGAGGTAGGTCGAGCCGTTCAGGACCAGCCCGCTGCCGCTCGGGGCGGTGGCGTCGTAGGTCGCCGTACCGACGATGTTGGCGTTCCTGCCGCTGCCCGAGCTGTCGGTCACGGTCGTGCCCGACGTCGGGTCCCAGGCGACGACGGCCCTGTCCGTCGGCGGGGTGACGCACGGGTTGAGGCCGACGGCCGCCGAGCTGCCCGCCTTCCAGCCGTCGCCCGAGAGCTCCGCCGCGATCCGCGCGGACCTGGTCCCGTTCGAGGGGCCGACGACCACGGAGAACGAGAAGGTCTTGGAGTCGCCCGGCGAGACGGCGGGCACCTCGATCGAGGCGGGGGTGGAGGTCCAGCCCTGCGGCAGGGTGAGGGCCAGCGTGCCGGCGACCTCCTCATTGCCGGTCGCGGTGACGGCGACGGTGACCGGGATCGTCTCGCCGGCGCCCGCGATCACGGGTGCGGTGATCTTGACGGTCACCTCGTTGACGATCGTGTAGGACTCTCCGTCCTTGGCGTCGATGGTGATGACGTCACCGTCGCGGGGCGGGGTGATCGTCTTGCCGCTCTCGTCCTCGACGTGGTAGCGGCCATTGATCATGGCGGCGCGGACCTTGAGGGGACCGGACCTCCCCGCGTGCACGGTGACCCTGTCGGCGTTGCCGTCCTTCCACGAGGCGTCCACGGTCACGTCGCCCCGGGCGCGCAGGCCGGTGACCGAGCCGTTGGACCAGGCCGACGGCAGCGCGGGCAGTACGTGGACCGTGTCGTGCTGGCTCTGCAGCAGCATCTCGGCCATGCCGGAGGTGGCGCCGAAGTTGCCGTCGATCTGGAACGGCGGGTGGGTGTCCCACAGGTTGTCCAGCGTGGAGCTCTTGAGCTGCTCGCTGAGCATCTTGTGCGAGTGGTCGCCGTCCAGCAGGCGGGCCCAGAAGTTGACCTTCCACGCCTTGCTCCAGCCGGTGCCGCCGTCGCCTCGCGCGGTGAGCGAGATCTTGGCCGCCTCGGCCTCCGGGGTACCGGCCGTGATCTGCCGTCCGGGGTGCAGGGCGAACAGGTGGGAGACGTGCCGGTGGTCGTTGCGCGGGTTGTCCAGGTCCTGCTTCCACTCCTGGAGCTGTCCCCAGGAACCGATCCGGATGCCCGGGTCGAGCTTGTCCAGCGCGGCCTGCAGCTCGGCCTGGAAGGGCTTGTCGTTCTTCAGCTCCTTCGCCGCCTCCAGGGTGTTGGTCAG
This region of Streptosporangium sp. NBC_01495 genomic DNA includes:
- a CDS encoding cytochrome P450; the encoded protein is MDIDLVDQDFYWRNGAPYDQLAWLRANAPVYAHPGDAERGWPGFWAVTKHADVVQVSRRSDLFSSSRKLALFNEMPEDQMALQRMMMLNQDPPEHTRRRSLVNRGFTPRMMGALEEHIRDICHELVDEAKGRGSVDFVRDIAAPLPLYVICELLGAPVEDRDKIFNWSNQMIGAEDPDYAADPAEGANAAMEVYAYANALAAERRAQPRQDIVTKLIMPDAAGETLTEEEFDLFVLLLVVAGNETTRNAASGGMLAFFENPEQWRRLVADPTLARTAADEIVRWVAPVNLFRRTATVDTTIGEQEIKADDKVVIFYSSANRDEDVFADPGTFDIGRDPNPHIGFGGGGAHFCLGNHLAKLELRVLFEVLAERLPGLEQTGEARRLRSNFINGIKDLPVSVG
- a CDS encoding glycosyl hydrolase family 95 catalytic domain-containing protein translates to MTLWYDKPATDWETQALPIGNGALGAMVFGGVNSEQIQFNEKSLWTGGPGANNYNFGNWTTPRPNAIAEVRAQIDRDGKMSPEAVAAKLGQPKSGFGSYQTFGDLWLDMPEIPAGTATGYRRELNLRDAVAKVGYTADGVTYSREYFASHPSNVVVGRISADKGGKVSFTLRTSSPRNDKQVSVSKGRLTVKGVLADNGMKFESQVQVVTQGGTRTDGTDRVTVTGANSAMFVLSAGTDYSDVYPTYRTVDPHAKVTAAVDAAAGRSYEGLKSKHLTDYRNLFDRVKLDLGQKAPAIPTDRLRAAYTGGASTDDRALEALFFAYGRYLLIASSREGSLPANLQGVWNNSTNPPWSADYHVNINLQMNYWLAEQTNLAETTEPYDKYIQSMVAPGQKTAQEMFGARGWVVHNETNPFGFTGVHNWASSFWFPDAAAWLTQQMYDHYRFSGSNKYLRTTAYPAMKGAAEFWLDTLYTDPRDGKLVVSPSYSPEQGDFTAGASMSQQIVYDLLTNTLEAAKELKNDKPFQAELQAALDKLDPGIRIGSWGQLQEWKQDLDNPRNDHRHVSHLFALHPGRQITAGTPEAEAAKISLTARGDGGTGWSKAWKVNFWARLLDGDHSHKMLSEQLKSSTLDNLWDTHPPFQIDGNFGATSGMAEMLLQSQHDTVHVLPALPSAWSNGSVTGLRARGDVTVDASWKDGNADRVTVHAGRSGPLKVRAAMINGRYHVEDESGKTITPPRDGDVITIDAKDGESYTIVNEVTVKITAPVIAGAGETIPVTVAVTATGNEEVAGTLALTLPQGWTSTPASIEVPAVSPGDSKTFSFSVVVGPSNGTRSARIAAELSGDGWKAGSSAAVGLNPCVTPPTDRAVVAWDPTSGTTVTDSSGSGRNANIVGTATYDATAPSGSGLVLNGSTYLSTASTLLGYMPEATFAAEVKIGGTGYRRLFDSQPGGNPGTDGIIIDLTPSNTLRFIGAGQNVGLSGTIPTGRYIDLVVTMNRNGAINTYVDGTRVGGGNATTDGITGCIARPLRFAADQDGGQRLTGAVDRMAILPKALTAAEVGTWRDIAF